Proteins encoded by one window of Cloeon dipterum chromosome 2, ieCloDipt1.1, whole genome shotgun sequence:
- the LOC135937225 gene encoding uncharacterized protein LOC135937225, with the protein MKSSRTIFALILTVVAAAVGYPDRHNNVKKWAEDSWRMFQVAARRDLEAASENFGVHDVNTTLLISTKGHSECRVYVAIADPWETLSVVFPDRYMPVSDLHGILLLDPFPKAYFGHPVLIFFIERASQQLCDERKGHYLHGKRLCIYVKNNNRCIEMKRNKFPFDRSTDIDCALNFIPLVEGREAGKQKLTCRENIGNFYTHCPVLRDAEDNRSVYCDKVRYNTQHCNVAEEAAEANCSIWQRCDHAIILSGGWNRQLSEYQSYQNVKKMHKMFKHIGFGENIKIFYANGEASTQEMPRMYSSILKESFKKYLRTLCNTKPCVETLVIYLNSPTLPNGNSLLWDADNNGVASFEEQFTVDEMLSSLQDCSANQVVLLVDQSYSGVFTMKQSKNRKLRSNVIIVTSTSERQAAFGSDFSEHWSLKGLEEKCINEIYDEYINVSRTEDMTSLLLDTGSGASHRLTLTGGSCSNNSWEINPSKGCENLSSHYLWRDYKI; encoded by the exons ATGAAGTCCTCACGCACAATTTTCGCGCTGATTTTGACGGTGGTGGCTGCGGCCGTGGGCTATCCGGACCGCCACAACAACGTGAAAAAATGGGCCGAGGACTCGTGGCGGATGTTCCAGGTGGCCGCCAGGAGGGATCTGGAGGCCGCGTCCGAGAATTTCGGAGTGCACGACGTCAACACGACCTTACTCATCAGCACCAAGGGACACAGCGAATGCCGCGTTTACGTCGCCATCGCCGACCCCTGGGAAACCTTGTCCGTCGTCTTTCCGGACAGGTACATGCCCGTCAGCGACCTGCACGGCATCCTCCTGCTCGACCCCTTCCCGAAGGCCTACTTCGGACACCCTGTGCTCATTTTCTTCATAGAGCGAGCATCTCAGCAGCTGTGCGACGAGAGGAAAGGCCATTACTTACACG GCAAACGTCTGTGTATATACGTGAAGAACAATAACCGGTGCATCGAGATGAAACGGAACAAGTTTCCCTTCGACCGAAGCACGGACATCGACTGCGCGTTAAACTTCATTCCGCTGGTGGAAGGCAGGGAGGCGGGCAAGCAGAAACTGACCTGTCGCGAGAACATCGGCAACTTCTACACCCATTGCCCTGTGCTGCGAGACGCCGAGGACAATCGCAGTGTGTACTGCGACAAGGTCCGTTACAACACGCAGCACTGCAACGTCGCGGAAGAGGCCGCCGAGGCCAACTGCAGCATCTGGCAGAGATGTGACCAC gccATTATACTTTCTGGGGGATGGAATCGCCAGCTGAGCGAATACCAAAGCTATCAGAACGTCaagaaaatgcataaaatgttCAAACACATCGGCTTCGGAGAAAACATCAAGATCTTCTACGCAAACGGCGAGGCGAGCACACAAGAGATGCCCCGCATGTATTCGTCCATCTTGAAGGAAAGCTTCAAAAAGTACCTGCGGACACTATGCAACACCAAGCCTTGCGTTGAAACCCTGGTTATCTACCTGAACAGCCCGACCTTGCCGAACGGAAATTCGCTGCTCTGGGACGCGGATAACAACGGAGTa GCCAGTTTTGAGGAGCAGTTCACGGTGGACGAGATGCTGAGCAGCCTGCAGGACTGCTCGGCGAATCAAGTCGTCTTGTTGGTGGACCAGAGCTATTCTGGCGTTTTCACCATGAAACAATCGAAAAACCGTAAACTGCGCTCGAACGTGATCATCGTCACGAGCACGTCGGAACGGCAGGCTGCCTTTGGCAGTGACTTCAGTGAACACTGGAGCCTGAAAGGACTCGAGGAGAAATGCATCAACGAGATTTACGAC gAATACATCAATGTTTCGAGGACGGAGGATATGACCTCGCTACTGCTAGACACGGGGAGTGGAGCCTCGCACAGGCTCACGCTGACTGGGGGTTCTTGCAGTAATAACTCTTGGGAAATAAATCCCTCGAAGGGCTGCGAGAACCTCTCTTCCCATTACCTCTGGAGggattacaaaatttaa